One genomic window of Pseudomonadota bacterium includes the following:
- a CDS encoding pyridoxal-phosphate dependent enzyme, producing the protein MNPFRIEGQKAIGIELLHQLDWHVPDWMIIPVGNAGNISALGKALLELSALGVIDKLPRLVGAQSAAAGPLVKAHTEGYLRHVRVQAQRTVASAIRIGDPVSYDKAVSVTRELGGLFVAATDAEALEAKAAADASGVHVCPNSGVALAAAKQLVSDGTIKRSDSVAIIATAHGAKFSQAAIDYHTGQAGRRRNPPRVLPARIDAVRAALSS; encoded by the coding sequence CCATGAATCCCTTCCGCATCGAAGGGCAGAAGGCGATCGGCATCGAGCTGCTGCACCAACTCGACTGGCACGTACCGGACTGGATGATCATACCCGTGGGTAACGCCGGCAACATCAGCGCGCTCGGCAAAGCCTTGCTCGAGCTTTCCGCCCTCGGTGTGATCGACAAGCTCCCGCGGCTGGTGGGTGCACAGTCCGCCGCCGCCGGCCCGCTCGTAAAGGCCCACACCGAAGGCTACCTGCGCCACGTCCGCGTCCAGGCGCAGCGCACGGTCGCCAGCGCCATCCGGATCGGCGATCCGGTTTCGTACGACAAGGCAGTCTCGGTGACGCGTGAGCTCGGCGGCTTGTTCGTGGCTGCGACCGACGCCGAGGCGCTCGAGGCCAAGGCGGCCGCCGACGCGTCCGGGGTTCACGTCTGCCCCAATTCCGGCGTCGCTCTGGCCGCAGCGAAGCAACTCGTATCCGATGGCACCATCAAGCGCAGCGACAGCGTCGCCATCATCGCCACAGCCCACGGAGCCAAGTTCTCTCAGGCCGCCATCGACTACCACACCGGTCAAGCCGGGCGGCGTCGCAACCCCCCGCGCGTGCTGCCCGCGCGCATAGACGCGGTACGCGCAGCCCTGTCCAGCTAG